The Musa acuminata AAA Group cultivar baxijiao chromosome BXJ2-5, Cavendish_Baxijiao_AAA, whole genome shotgun sequence genomic interval TCAGGAAAGCTATTAACAACATTTTCTATCGGTTTATCTTTGAAACAGAAAAGCACAATGGGATTGCAGAGCTACTGGAAATTTTGGGAAGTGTCATCAGTGGATTTGCTTTGCCACTAAAGGAAGAGCATAAATTGTTCCTTCTCCGTGCACTAATCCCACTGCACAAGCCAAGGTGCATTGCTATGTATCATCAGCAGTTATCATATTGCATAACTCAATTTATTGAAAAGGACTGCAAACTTGCGGATACTGTTATAATGGGCTTGTTGAAATACTGGCCTATCACAAATAGTTCAAAGGAAGTAATGTTCTTGGGAGAGTTAGAAGAAGTCCTAGAAGCAACTCAGCCTGCAGATTTCCAGCGATGTATGGTTCCACTGTTTCGCCAGATTGCTCGCTGCTTGAACAGTTCTCACTTTCAGGTAGCTATCCTCTCATATTTCAGTTGTAATTTCAGATCATACTCTTATGTACCTCGTGCTTGATTCTGATTATATTTCTCATCCATGTATTTTTTTCCCATTTTTTCTTTTAGCTGTGTAACATAAGCTTTGTTTAGTAGACATcaccaaggtttaaaaaaaaaagagtcattGATTGGTATTGACTGGTATTTACTAGTACAACCATGATTCGGTACACAAACGACTGATATTTATCTTGCATGATAGGCTTTTGATAGCTGTCATCTTTTCTtctgttttttttcctttctctctTCTCACACAGTCTCTCCCTTTCTCTTGCTTTCGTGTATCTTTCTCTCCCTCCTCATCCTCTGCCTGTTCCTCCTCCTCACTGTTACCTCATTGctattcttcttctcctcctccatctcgtCCTCCTTCACCTTTTCCTCTCCCTAATTCCTTCTCTTATCTTTCTGCCCCTCCCCttttctctccctctttctcttggtCTGGATGACACTGACGTTTACTGAATGGTAGTATGTTTGTCTGTACCATAATTATGCTGATCAAGCCATTGACTGATATCGGGCATCAGACCTAGATTCTAAACCTTGGGTACCAAAAGGTAGATTGACTTGAAGTTTTGCATGCCTTTTCTAGGTTGTCTTGTAATGTCATTGTCTACAGTAGCATATATATAACACCACTGAGGTACCTGAGGTGGTGATATCACTCTTATTGCACTTGAAGGAGATCAGTTTTTAGCTAGAGGTTTTGATGAATTTGCATAATCTTCTATGCTACTAGCCTCTTGTTCTAGGGAGAGTCCTCTAAGTTTATAGGTCTCTTTTTACCATTGGTGTGACACTTAAGCCTCTCTAATAATACATATTAATTGTGGTTAGAGTGGCctgaatttttatattttatttcatttCTTAGTTGGGCAGACTTTTCTTTGCCTGAAATTGTCTTATGTAAACTCTGAGAGTGAAGGAGGATATTAAAGGGAGCCGGTTGTTCGCTAAAAGTTTACTTCACTTGTTCACTAGGAATTATACTCAAAATTCTGATCAAGTAAATCAAGCTTGAGATTAGATATTGTTCTAAGTATTGGTAATTCAATATGGGCTGTGCTGTTCATGCTCATATTTGGATCATTAATTTCATATGAGTTCTTCTATGTGGTATGCTATGTTGCTTCCTTATAGGAATAGTGCTCTATTATGCTTATGTCCAATTTTTTCATATGATTTGCCATCTCATTCATTAGATTCCAATGTGATAATTTATTACCCAGTTACCTGTGCAAAAACTAGGCCTGGATCTTCTAATACTCGGAAACATCTGAATCTGGACCAAGGTGTTACAGACTTGCAGTTTCACCCATATCTAATATTAGATATGTTTGTTTATTAGGGGGAAAATAGTTATATAGAGAGCAGatagtttatgatttaattaaaatAGGGTTCCAGAGCTGACGAACGATGTCTCTCAATCAACAGGAGGCTTTTTCAGCTTTCACTCTCTTttcttatttctttcattttctactGTGCTCCATTTACTCTTAATTATGTTGATTTCGCAATCATATACTTGCTGAACTTGCCGCCTTCAGTTTGACATAGTTGTTTTTGCTTCCTTGCAATGTTCAGCattttcctctctccctctctttctgTCACCAAACTTTCattttcttctttccttcttccctttCCCTAGGTAATTTCGAACTTTCAGCTTTTAGGCAGATGCCTAGAAGGGGCATTATTGTAAGAAATATTTGATTATGCATTTTGAAACAAGAATGAGGATAGTCTATTGTTCATAGAAATATGCTAGAAGACATTGATAATGCACATTTTATGAGTATGCTGATTGTTTGAGCAGGAACAGGAAGTTGTCTCATATGTCGTACCTAGGGTAGGCTCAGTCAGAATGAAAAAAATGTTTATATGGGACATCAAATGCATTCTAAGATCGGTATGCGTTGATATACATGCTAAGCTTAATGCAAAAGACCAGTGTAATGGGATGAAATTTCTTAAAACTGCCCTTATCTGCTTCAAAATCTTTCTGTGACACCTCTTCAGTCCACTTAACTTATCTCTAATGTTTCAGCTGTTAAATGCCATGGATTATGCAATATATATAGTTCTCGAAGAGTTGCAAAGAAGTCCACAAATTCTGATTGTCACTAAGAAACCGTTTTACGTGGCCAAAAGACTTGGGTGTGATTACTTTTTAATTTCAGAATATGTTCCAAGAAAATTGAGAACTATAGTAAATATGTTTAATAACAGAAAGCTATTTGTCATTTTTCTAATTTTTGTATAGGCCTTGGAGAAAGTTTCAGATCATCTCATGTTCTTATTTAAGCACATTATCACTGTTGCCATTGTCACTATCATCACCTTTGCCACTGTGTTTTGCACCTCAACAATAAAATGACTACTACTGCCACTCGTCTCAGTCACCACTGCCACTACTGTCACCTTCGTGGCCATTGCTAACAGCATTGCCAATActgtggttgtcattatcaacctATCACCATCATGACCGCCTCCAACACTACACCTTTTCTGCTGCCACCATACCACTACAATATCTCACCACTATCATGGTTGCTATCACTTGTAGTTCATGCCACTAGCATCACCATCACCTTCACCAGGCCTTGAGGGCTTGTGTCAACACTTTGTATTAACTTCAACTATATGAGCAATGAATATTATGCATCAGTATAGGTGCCTTGAAGacttgtatctctactttgtattaACTTCAACTAGTCAATGGGATAATGGTAAATTAACCCTTGAACCACCAAACTTCCAGTGGTCATATGCATTTCACAAACTTTTGATTTGTGTTGGTTCGGTGCTTTGAACTGATCTAGAGAAATACTTATCCTAATTATTGCACATACACACTGTATAAAATTAGAGGATAGGATGATATTCTGTTTAGTCGGTCATTGGATGAGTTGCACAGTCAACATTGTTTTCTCCTGTTGAAGTTTTTTCATGAGATCTATTTGTTTCTGCATACAATTCCTTTATTGGATAAACCACTGTTAGTAACTAAAAGTGTTCACAAAATTCTTTTAGGTACATAAATCCACTAAACAGATATATCTTGTTTTCCAATATTTTGTCCTATCAGGGACCTATCGATAATCATTCATATGAAATTTTCAATAAATTTTGCAACTACTTGATCTTTTCTCATGTCAATAAACAATGTATTGAATAATCAGGAAGTGATACAATTATTATATTTCTAAATATCTCATCTAGGATTTCTATTGTTTGATAATTGTATGGAAAGATCTTTTATAGTTTACCTTGGTATGTAAGTTTGTTAACATATCTATCTTTGTGTCTTTGCATGCTTGAATTGTGAGTCACACTAGCAATTTTAATCTCATACACCTTAACTATTGATGGAAGGTTTGTATTGGTTATCTCTAATTAATTTTAATCTCAAAgtctgattaattttaatcactcTCGAATCTTCTGCTGATGCAGGTGGCAGAAAGAGCATTGTTCCTTTGGAATAATGACCACATTGAAAACTTGATTAAACAAAATTGCAAGGTTTTATTACCGATCATCTTTCCTGCATTGGAGAGAAACACAAGGACCCACTGGAACCAAGCCGTGAAGAGCCTAACACTCAATGTGTGCAAGATTTTCTCTGATCATGATCCTGATTTGGTTGCGGAGTGTTTGAAGAAATTTGAAGAAGATGAAGCTAAAAACAAGGACATCATGTCAAAACGTGAAGCTACATGGAAGCGTCTTGAGGAAGTTGCTGCTTCACGAGCTGCAAGTAGAGAAAGTGTGACTGTTCCCCGTGTTGTACCATTTCGAGCTTCCTCTGGTTGATTCCATATCTACATATTAGCTCAACACGCTCGATTCAATCATGAGATTATGGGTCTTGATATGCATGTTCAAGATTTTTAATGCTTCTGATTTGTCTGGTCCATGAGGGATTCAGAAGTTCTTATAGGGTTTTACTGTGCACAAGAGGTGCTTGACAAGAAAATTGTGAAGCAGCAAAAGTGCCCAAAAAAGAGAATTTAGTTGACATTCTAAAAGGGTGAAGCTATTGGAATTTGCAGGCAACTGCTTTACCCATTAGTGTCTAATGAGTGTATTAATGGATTATCCCCTGCCTTGGTATATTTTTATTGAAGCAGCCATCATTTCTTTGTTAGAAGACCTGATTAAGGTCTTGAATGAATTCAATATTTTATCATGTCATCCAACTTCATTTTTGCTAGGAATCTGATTGGTTAACATGCTGCTTTGTTGGTGGTTGGGGACTTTGGCAACCATTATCTTGCTTTCAAAAGTGAAACATATCTTTGTTCTAAcaatcttttcattttgaacttggCTTCTTGATCAAAATCTATCCCTGCTACTTTGTCAATGAATGTTTTCATTTTATTGCAATAATAGCTCTCTTTTTGTTGGAAGGTGAAGAGAGATTGTCTCAAATGTTTTCTATGAGATGAAATATAAGGTACAAAACGAGAAGATATTTATGTGTTTGTATATATTTGGTTAattcttaaatttattttaatatccTTCAAAATGAAGTCATAGTCAATCTACGTTCTAAAAcatgggttaattacatattatcttatgtaattaattattttaatattttaattattatatttttaaaaattatatttatacttatgaaagtggAACATTTAACATCGTTTCTTCTAAGTCAGCATATTCAGTGGTAAATTCTAtgatatttttatcgataaaattatttttattattataaggatatttttatcgacaaaatataaagataaaaatattaaggataattaattatatgaaataatatgtaattaatcttCTACAAAGTTATGCTCGTCAGCGTTAGACCAATGGACTAAGATTATTTCGTTTGGATCGAATCAAGATTCGAATTTGGTTGGGCGAGCCCAAATAGGCATCGGATGATGCCATGCAAAGGCCATTCGCTTCCTCCCCATAGTAGTGCCCGGAAGCTGTTTGTTTTTTTCCCTGAACCAGCCGAGTGGAAATGGGCGGTCAACACCGAGAATGATGCGCGCGATGtcgtcttctcttctcctctcggCGGTCCGACGCGCGCACGCCTCCGCGCAACCACCCCGGCTAACCAGACTCGCCCTCCACCCTCCCAAGGCCGTAAGAGTTCGCCCTTCTTACCTCGGCTTCGGTGCCTTGTACCCTAGATCAACCCTATGCACCCTTGGCATAGAGGTTTCGAGCTTGATGAATGGATAGCTCTTTTTTGTGTCTTACGAATGCCAGTATCTGTTGTTTCGAAAGCTTGCTTGGGTAGTATTTTTCACATTGGTTGCATTGTTGACCCTCTCCTTCTCTTTCAGGTAGAAGTGGAGTTCTCCGATGGCAGCAATTTCAACCTTCCAGCCGAGTTTCTCAGAGTGTACAGCCCCGCCGTCGACAGCAAGATCAGAACTATAGGCGGTGAGAAGGTAATGTTTCCTTATTTGAGGTTGTTTGTGGAGATCTACGTGATCGTTAGACGTGATTTGGCATGGCAAACAATAGTCTGCTGTGCTTCGTCATGTTGACTTGTGATTAAGAGCTGGCTCTTAATGATACCAAAATGTTGTGACTTGTGCATTTGTCTTATTCATCTTTTTGGTCTCTTTtctggggatttaaattttttgctctTTATATTTGTTCTTATTTGATTGCACTCCCACTATAGATGCTGCACTTGTTTACTAGGTTTATGGTTATCAAATTTTTAGCATAATTGATTGCCCTAATTTTCAATATAGTTTGCATCTTGTTCATCCTAAATGACAAAATTGCTAATGTGTAATGCCTTCTCTCTATACTGGACTCGTCTTGATTGAGCCAAAAGAATTGCTTCGTTAGGATATCATATGGTATGGCATATCAAAGAAATTTGTTTCATGAAATCTTTCCCATGCCTTTTGAGAGGGAAGCGGAACAGCTAATCTGGTGTCTTCTATTGTGTGCATTACCATGTTGTAGACTACCTTTGTTCAGTTTACACATCACTCTTGATGTTAGACTtagtttctcttagcccaaacatTTGCCGGACACTCTGGCATTGAGTTCAACTTGGTAGTGGCTGAACGAGTTATGGGAAGCAGTGTAGCATCCAACAATGGAGCTATGCTGAAAGCACAGAGCAAAGATATCTTTCTAGTGAAGTGGTATGAAGAGAAGCATGAAAATTTCGAATACCTAAATCTTCTTTTTTCCGTTTTTGTGTTGAGTCTGAAGCTGAGCTTAATATTTTGGTTATTATCTGTCTTGAAACATGAGATATCAAGCTCTATGTTCAGATTTAATAGGATCAGACCAGTGAATTAAGTCTTATGGGTCTTTGGATCACTTTCCCTTACTTCTACTGTCCTTTAAGACATTTTATTGTGGCTTTGGAATCTTATTTTGAGTACAATTGATGTTTAAGAGTCCTATTTTGGGCTATCCTAGGTTGAGGGAGAATTTAAGTCACTAGAAAGAAAATGCTTGATAGCTTTTAAGAGCCCTAATAACTATTTTGAGAAGTTATAGATAATTCCGCATTAGTCGAGTGTTATACACATCACTATTTAATAAAAATCTAAATCACAATAACTGAATGTTTTGATGCTAAGCTTTGAGATGATTgatattattccaaaaaatatGCCACTTTATgtctttaaaataattttacaatatgAACAATCAAAGAAAAGAATTTGTAACTCTTTCAAATCCTCCAGAACATGCAAAATCCACGATTATGTTCAAGAAAATACTTTTCAAATTTTCAACACGTGAGCAAGGATCATTATTCCATATTTACAATTGATTTAACCTTATAAAGTAATTTCATTTGAAACTTTGAAATTGTTATCTATACCTTTTGTCGGTGCTGTTCACGATTATACAGAATGTTCTAGTGTTGGAGGCTAGAATAAATTGAAGTGCGAGCAACTCGTGAAACACACACACCACCCACCTTTTAGTTTAATTTTTCATTAAAGCACACAACTATAGCTGTTTCTTCCAAAGATCTTTGTTGCCTCCAATTAAAATGTTTGTTTTACGATTAGGATTGGTCACCAAGCCTGACCTTTATGATCAACTCTCGTCCGATTGAAGCACCAAAGCCATAATCTTTATGGTAGCAAACTTGATATGGTTGACTTTGTCTGACCTAATTATGTCAGTTAGCTAAATGTTGGATTAAATTGACATACTAAGAATTGGTTCGGTTGAGTGTTTTACTCAAGTTTTATATATCTGAAACAATATTACTGTAAAAGATATTCAATGAAGAAGAATCTTGTTTGGTAATATATGATGCTAAACCTGTTGGCTTAGAATGGTGCCTGATATTTAGGTCAACAGTAGTAGACGCTAATTAGACCTATATTTCAAAACACCAACTTAACCTGTTTTAATTGACAAGTGGATGAAACATTGTTGAGTTTTTATTTCTTTGGATTTCATGTGCATTCCTCTAAATTCTTCAGCAAAATTCCTATCCTTCTGAAGCTTCATTTCTGTGCCAATGTTAGATCAATTTTTCTCTAGCAAAATCAATAACAATCTTCTTGCTATTCATTTCATCCCATTGGAAAATGGAGCTACACCTTAGAGGCAGCTACTGCTCTCTTAACAATTGAACTGACCTCTTGCATTTTGGACTTCGATCTTTTTTATTGACAAAACAAGTTCGGACATGTTATTAACTAAACCATCTCCTCTTTTTTTACTGATCAAATATATTAGTACTTCAATTATACAAGAAAATATAGCTAGGTACCGAAGATTAATTTTGTGTGCTCTTAACTGGTTAACTCAAAGTTGTAATAGCTATTAAGATGACTGCAATATGTGTAACAGAGTGGTATTGTTTTGCCAACTGCAATGCAGCATGATGGTTATAACAGTGGTCAAATGTTTTGTATTTTTTTACTTGCTCTTGAGAGAGAACTGCGATTCTCCTGGTTACCTCGTAATGCCTAAAATCTTTTTGCAAAGTTCATTCTTCTTGAGCCAGGTGATATCCGGCCGTCGGCATGTTGGCATCATGTCCGCAGAACCAGTTGGAAACTATGGAGTCAGGTAAGGGTTGTTTGTGCTATGATTAATGCATATTGCTCGAGTATTTACTTGTGGATGGTTACCAGAATAATTTTTGATGACTTGCACAAGACTGGCATATACACATGGAATTACTTTTATCATCTGGGTGCCAACAAGTTCACCCTCATGCGAAGCTATATCAAATTGTTGAAGAAACATAGCCTCAGCAGAGATCCACAGAGAAGAAAATGATATGGAATTTGGAGGTACCACGTTGTTTCTTTTTGTGTATTGATATAAATGTGAACTCAATCCCAGATAATCAAGACATTAGGGCTTGTTGATGTTATTCTTATCAATAAAGATGTGAAGAGTGGATTCTGCATGCTTCTGAGATGATAACATGGTAGGCAAATTGATTCTCAAAACACTGGCTGGACATGTAACTGGTGACTGCAAAGGAGTGCTAGCTACAAGGCAACTGAGTTGCAGTATCTAATGTCAGCCTTGGATTTTGTAGCCAGTCATGGATACTGGTTGCTCCTGATGTTTGTGTATTAAGCTACCTCAGGCCATTAATATATTAATGCTTGTTGGGCTCAAAACGATTTTTTTTTGGCAACTGGCTCATAACAAattcaatgtgctgctattgcttGAAACAATACATCCCACTTACATAAAAAgttgtgctgctgctgctgttgttttgATGTGCAACTTCCAAAGCTAACATATCTTATCTTTGTTTCTTTGATCATCCAGGCTCTTTTTACCTGATCAAAGACTAACCGCAAGAGGCGACACAAGATAACAAGGGAGATTGCATCACATCTGAAAAGAGATTCGAACTTTATGAAGCTATGAAGATTAAAAAATAGGTTTGTGTGACAAATATGTTTTCTCCGACAAGCAAGGTCGGCAGCCCTTGAATAATTTTATACTTGTACGCGTGAGGTTAAGCCGTGTTTAcctaatatatttaattaactTCATTATTATTGCATTCATAGATGCGGTCCCTCTGCTTGAGTATGCATTGTGCTTTTCCTTAATAGTTTAAGCCTCTGGGAATTGTGGTAATCCAATAGAACTTTTTATCACATTGACTCTTAGAACCCAAATGACTAGAATTGTGTATAAGCTCTACTGTTGTATTCCAGCTTTCATTTGAGAAGGTCTAAAGATGTTCTTAGTGCTCAACAGCCACCATTGTTTATTTGGTTATTAATtgttatatattctttttttgtcAAAAGAGAAGCTGCTTATGAGATGCATAGGTTCAATTCTGGAATCAAATCATCCACAAGGTTGGTATCTTATAATACACAGTGACTTTCTTTTCCTTGTTCTACATCTCTCTCCTTTTGATTTCCTTGCTTTCCTTACTGCAGGATTGAGCTGTGAAGATGCCACCGAAAGCTTCTGCTTTTGAATTCCCCACAGAGAAGTCGCGGACTCAAATGTCTTCCCCTGTCATTTTCTTTAGGAGTCATCAATCACACCAACCCACTGTGATGTCTTTCCTTCTCTCTCAGTCAACACTGTCAACACAGACCGACACACATGTCGGAGGTGCACCTTCGAACGTCCTTTTAATCTCGTGTCATTTTCTTTGG includes:
- the LOC135613010 gene encoding serine/threonine protein phosphatase 2A 57 kDa regulatory subunit B' theta isoform-like; translation: MIKQILNRLPRKPSKSSDSRDSVGGPTPQSSSSSTSSRNGDLQASRITNLNSQAPPGLSPGLNHQNKYDPAVNVKLNGNNVVPVFEALPSFKDVPNSEKQSLFMRKLDLCCVVFDFTDPSKNLKEKDIKRQTLLELVDYVTSSSGKFPENVMQEIAKMVSVNLFRTLTSPPRENMILEKIDAEEEEPVMDPAWPHLQIVYEFFLRFVASPETDAKLAKRYVDHSFVLKLLDLFDSEDPREREYLKTILHRIYGKFMVHRPFIRKAINNIFYRFIFETEKHNGIAELLEILGSVISGFALPLKEEHKLFLLRALIPLHKPRCIAMYHQQLSYCITQFIEKDCKLADTVIMGLLKYWPITNSSKEVMFLGELEEVLEATQPADFQRCMVPLFRQIARCLNSSHFQVAERALFLWNNDHIENLIKQNCKVLLPIIFPALERNTRTHWNQAVKSLTLNVCKIFSDHDPDLVAECLKKFEEDEAKNKDIMSKREATWKRLEEVAASRAASRESVTVPRVVPFRASSG
- the LOC103986424 gene encoding uncharacterized protein LOC103986424 isoform X1 gives rise to the protein MMRAMSSSLLLSAVRRAHASAQPPRLTRLALHPPKAVEVEFSDGSNFNLPAEFLRVYSPAVDSKIRTIGGEKVISGRRHVGIMSAEPVGNYGVRIIFDDLHKTGIYTWNYFYHLGANKFTLMRSYIKLLKKHSLSRDPQRRK
- the LOC103986424 gene encoding uncharacterized protein LOC103986424 isoform X3 — protein: MMRAMSSSLLLSAVRRAHASAQPPRLTRLALHPPKAVEVEFSDGSNFNLPAEFLRVYSPAVDSKIRTIGGEKVISGRRHVGIMSAEPVGNYGVRLAYTHGITFIIWVPTSSPSCEAISNC
- the LOC103986424 gene encoding uncharacterized protein LOC103986424 isoform X2 → MMRAMSSSLLLSAVRRAHASAQPPRLTRLALHPPKAVEVEFSDGSNFNLPAEFLRVYSPAVDSKIRTIGGEKFILLEPGDIRPSACWHHVRRTSWKLWSQTGIYTWNYFYHLGANKFTLMRSYIKLLKKHSLSRDPQRRK